A stretch of Ranitomeya variabilis isolate aRanVar5 chromosome 3, aRanVar5.hap1, whole genome shotgun sequence DNA encodes these proteins:
- the LOC143815557 gene encoding uncharacterized protein LOC143815557: MLAARKMLPANGFNEKVRRNLFGEVDHEQLKKDFETNMRDDLEKAKLKWNFDFKKEIPVKGKYEWVRVEDPFLKSTTQEGEEDPHLEATTQEIMEDPHQEITTQEVLEDPLQEAKRGEVMEDPLQETTTQEVLEDPLLENTTQESVEGSQQEVTTQDGDTRSYLVGCKRKQAAITDYYQVKRRCSPLPSPSQCDQ; encoded by the exons ATGTTAGCTGCCAGGAAAATGTTACCGGCTAATGGTTTTAATGAAAAGGTTCGTCGGAATCTTTTTGGAGAGGTCGATCATGAACAACTTAAAAAAGACTTTGAGACAAATATGAGGGATGATTTGGAAAAAGCCAAACTCAAATGGAACTTCGACTTTAAGAAAGAGATTCCAGTGAAGGGGAAATATGAGTGGGTAAGAGTGGAAGATCCATTCCTGAAGTCTACAACACAGGAGGGAGAAGAAGATCCACACCTGGAGGCTACAACACAAGAGATCATGGAAGATCCACACCAAGAGATTACAACACAAGAGGTATTGGAAGATCCACTCCAGGAGGCTAAAAGGGGAGAGGTGATGGAAGATCCACTCCAAGAGACGACAACACAAGAGGTATTGGAAGATCCACTCCTGGAGAATACAACACAGGAGAGTGTGGAAGGGTCACAACAAGAGGTGACGACACAGGATGGTGACACAAGATCGTACCTTGTTGGTTGCAAGCGAAAGCAAGCGGCTATTACCG ATTACTATCAAGTGAAACGTCGCTGTTCTCCGCTTCCTTCACCGAGTCAGTGTGACCAGTGA